A region of the Bacteroidota bacterium genome:
ACGTCAGCCCGCATAGAGCAAATTTGATGTTAGGGGCTGGTTTGTCTGCTGTGACTGTCCCACGATGCAAGCGAAATAGTCGAGGAAAAACTGTCAGCCGAAAAATTGTCCCCGAAGAAATTGTCAACGAAGGACAGTCACACGACAAACCTATTTGAACTTTACACAGTCAGCATGATCCATGTCTACATCGGAAAATATTAAGCCGTCTGCTTGCGGATAATCTTTTTTACATCTGCGAAGAAGAATGTTAAACATTTCCGCTGGCTTTCCGCTCCAAACAAGTCCTGTTTTCTTTACAGTTCCGAGAAATTGATACTCGGCTGTCGGTTTGCTGAACATAAAAATATAAATGCCTTCTTTTTGGTCAACTGTCGCAGAACTTTTTGTGTCTGCTACGAATTTAAACGCTGTCAAGAAGAGACCGACTGTCAGCGTTGCGATAAATATTTTGGTTTTCATTTTGTCTTTGATTTTAAGTTTGTAAATGTTTGAGAAACTGTCTGCCCGCGCGAGGCTGTCACGCGAGAAAAAACTTGTCAGCCGAGAATGACTGTCAAGAAGTGTCGAGCCGAATAGTCGGTGGCTCACGTGTCTGTCGAAGAATTATTTTTTTGTCCACTGCGAAACGTTTGTGGAGAAAGTGTCAAGCTTTGATGTCGCTTGAAACTTGCCCCTAACGTTTTGCAAGTTTGCGATGTGCGGGATTTTGAAATACAAAATTGTCTGCCATTACAAACATAAACCGAAGATACAATTTTTTAAACTTAAACGTCAGCCCGCATAGCGCAAAATTGCTGTTAGCACCAGTTACTTTATTTTTCTGTCTCACTTTTCTGTCCACCGAGCGAAAATAATTTATATCGCAGTCCAACTGTCACTTCTTGTGTTTTCCAAATCCACCAGTCGGGACTACCTTTGAAAATATTGTGTAGTCCGTAGTAGTAAGTTGTTTCAATTGAAAACTTATTTGTCAGGTTGTATGTTAACGCTGTCCTTGCACCATAGTCGTAACTGTCAATGTTTAATTTGTCGGATATTGGAGGCAAAATAATTATAGGAATTGGTGATTGATATTCGGAGTGTCCGCTACTTGTTAGCGTAAATAATATTTGAAAGCCAAGATTAATTGTAAGTTTTTTTATTTTATACCCGTAATAAATTGGAATACCAAAATAAGAAATGTGTCGTCTTATGTCCTGAACGATAAACTGTCCGGTTGGATTGCCGTATTGGTCTGTCACAGGAATTTGTGAACGTTCTTTGCCTTCTATTTGAATGAATAACAATTCTGTCCCCAGTAAAGATTTGTCGCCAAGATGAAAGTTGTAAAAGAGTCCACCGTGTCCAGATGGAACGAAGTAAAACTTTTGAGTTGTCTGCGATGAAGTAAGTTTTGTTGAAAGATAACTTAGTCCACCGTTTGCTGTCAGTCCGATGTCATGCTGTCCCGAAGCAGTCAGGTAAATTGTCGAGGAAGTCAATATGAAAAAAAGTCGTTTCATGTAATTGGTGCTAACGTTTTTCAGGTTTGCGATGTGCGGGATTTTGGAATACAAAATTGTCTGCCATTACAAACATAAAACGAAGATACAAATTTTCAAACTTAAACGTCAGCCCGCATAGCGCAAACCTGATGTTGGCAGTTCGTTGCTTTTTTGTCCTGCGTTGCTGTCCCACCGCGCGAAACGATTTGTTAAAGGAGAAACTGTCGAGCGTGAATTTATTTTTTCTGTCTGCGCGAAAGAGTTGTCCGATGAAAACTGTTGTTGCGTTTTTGTTTTTGTCTTGTGCGAAACTGTCCAGCGAGAAAAGTTGTCGGTACAAGCGCAACTGTCCCGCTGATTTTTTTTGTTGCTTGGCTGTCTGCGAATAAAATTGTTGTCTACCGATGAACAGCGATGAAGAGTTGCGAAATTGTCAGCCGATAAATGTATTTGTATTTATTTGTCACGCTGTCACCAACCGTTGAGCCGTCTTTGTGAGAACCGATTGTCTGTCCCGATAAAAGTTTTTCTACAAAGTCAACGGTGGACTGTCCCACGAGAAACAATTAAAGGAGAAACTGTCGGAATGAAAAAGATTGTCGTGGAAAAAGTGAAGGACAGTCCAGCGATGACTTTATAAATTGTCTGGAGAAACTGTCGCGGTTTTCGCAATGACTGCCAACGTTCCGCAAATTTGCGATGTTGCCGATTTGCGGAGCGAAAAATTGTCTGCCGAAACCGAAACAAAGATATGAAAAACAAAATTCAATACAAGAACGAAAGCGGCAATAGCGCAAATTTGCTGTTAACTACATCCGCTCCACGCCCTGCTTTGCCCCTGCGCAATTGTCCACCGAGCGCAAAGCTGTCCGCCACTACAAGCGCACACCGATAACTAAAATGTCGTCCACTTGTTCTGTCCCGCCTTTCCAGTCTTCGATAAAGTTGTCGAGATGATGCTCTTGTTCTTTTAAAGATTTGTCTTGAATTGAAAGTAAAATTTCTTTGAACTTTTTTGTCGTCAATTTTTTGTGACCTTGGCCGCTGAAGGTGTCTGCGTAGCCGTCAGTAGAAATATAAAAGGTGTCCCCATGCTGTAATTGTATTACGTGAGTGTCGAAGTGTTGGCTGTCCTCTGTGAAACCGCCAATTGCTTTTTTAGTTGCCTTGATTTCTTCAACGACTGTCTGTCCGTTGCGAATAATCCATAGCGGTCGGTTTGCACCAGCGTATTTTACAACACGCGCGTCTGTGTCTACGGAGCAAAGAGCGATGTCCATTCCGTCACGCGTTGATTCGTTGCTGTCTGTCTGGTGAAGCGAAACTTTAATTCCTTTATTAAGGTGTCTAAGTATTTCAGAAGTGTCTGCGCTGTGCGCCAAAGCGTCATCAAGTTTTTCAGAACCAATCATACTCATAAATGCGCCAGGAACTCCGTGACCTGTACAGTCAGCGGATGCAATGAAAATAGATTTGTCGTTTTTGTGGAAGTAATAAAAGTCACCGCTCACAATGTCTTTTGGTTTGAATAAAACAAAACTGTCGGGGAAAGCAGAATTTATTTCTTCTCTCTTTGGAAGTTTCGCTTGCTGAATTCTTTTTGCGTAATTAATGCTGTCTGTTATGTCTTTGTTTTTTTCTTCTATAATCTGCTTTTGTTTTTCCGTCTCTTTATTTTTTATTTCAATTATCTGCTTTTGTTTCTTTGTTATTCGCAATGAGTGGAAAATAAAAATTGCAAACAACGCTACTAATAGTAATCCTACTATAACGGAATAGGTAATTATTTTTTGCCTCCTCTTTTCATCTGCTGTAATTGTGTCCTTTTTATCTTGTTCGGCTTTTGCAAACGCTTCTTTTTTCTCAAACTCATAATTCATTTCTTTGCGAGTCATATCTTTATTCTTTTCTTCATTAAAAATAGAATCCTTTGCTATGGTGTATTGTTTATAGTGTTCTAATGCTTTGCTCGAATTCATCATCTTTTCGTACACTTGGCTTATGGCTTCTTCAAATTGCATTTTTAAATTCAAATCTCCAATGCTATCGCTTAATACAAGTGCCTTTAGCAAATATTCCTCCGCTTCCTTGTATTTCTTTTGTTCGCTATAAACTGCACCAATGTTCCCGAGAAAAGTTGCCATTCCATTTTTATCTCCCAATTCTTTTGTCATTTTCGATGCTCTGAAATAATATTCCAATGCTTTTGGATAATCGCTTTGTGTATAATAGAGAAGCCCAATGTTTCCAAGCCATGTTGGAATTGCTCTTTTAATATTTAATTCTTCGCTAATATTCAATGCCTTTAAATAATAATCAAGGGCTTTGTTGTAGTCCTTTTGTTTATAATAGACCATTCCTAAACAGCCGAGATGCTTTGCCATTCCATTTTTATCTGATATAGCGGTATCAATATTCAATGCTTTGAAATAATAATTCAGTGCTTTCGGATAGTCCCCTTGATATAAATAGACAATTCCGATGTTTCCTAAACATTTTGCTATTCTATTTTTATCCTTTAGTTCCTCTCCTATCTTTAATGCTTTCAGATAATAATCAAGAGAGTTTGGATAGTTCCCTTGATTGTGATAGATAATTCCAATGTTGTAGTAAGCGATAGCAATTCCTTTTTTGAAATCTAATTGTTTTGCAAATTTCAGTGCGGAATTGCTATAGTTGAGAGCACTATCATAATCGCTGACATTTATATATTCAAGAGATAAATCATTTAAATGAATTATTTTATTT
Encoded here:
- a CDS encoding tetratricopeptide repeat protein, translating into MKTLCKILFLFVSVSCFSQQSKIDSLLSIIKKDKADTNKIIHLNDLSLEYINVSDYDSALNYSNSALKFAKQLDFKKGIAIAYYNIGIIYHNQGNYPNSLDYYLKALKIGEELKDKNRIAKCLGNIGIVYLYQGDYPKALNYYFKALNIDTAISDKNGMAKHLGCLGMVYYKQKDYNKALDYYLKALNISEELNIKRAIPTWLGNIGLLYYTQSDYPKALEYYFRASKMTKELGDKNGMATFLGNIGAVYSEQKKYKEAEEYLLKALVLSDSIGDLNLKMQFEEAISQVYEKMMNSSKALEHYKQYTIAKDSIFNEEKNKDMTRKEMNYEFEKKEAFAKAEQDKKDTITADEKRRQKIITYSVIVGLLLVALFAIFIFHSLRITKKQKQIIEIKNKETEKQKQIIEEKNKDITDSINYAKRIQQAKLPKREEINSAFPDSFVLFKPKDIVSGDFYYFHKNDKSIFIASADCTGHGVPGAFMSMIGSEKLDDALAHSADTSEILRHLNKGIKVSLHQTDSNESTRDGMDIALCSVDTDARVVKYAGANRPLWIIRNGQTVVEEIKATKKAIGGFTEDSQHFDTHVIQLQHGDTFYISTDGYADTFSGQGHKKLTTKKFKEILLSIQDKSLKEQEHHLDNFIEDWKGGTEQVDDILVIGVRL
- a CDS encoding PorT family protein; translated protein: MKRLFFILTSSTIYLTASGQHDIGLTANGGLSYLSTKLTSSQTTQKFYFVPSGHGGLFYNFHLGDKSLLGTELLFIQIEGKERSQIPVTDQYGNPTGQFIVQDIRRHISYFGIPIYYGYKIKKLTINLGFQILFTLTSSGHSEYQSPIPIIILPPISDKLNIDSYDYGARTALTYNLTNKFSIETTYYYGLHNIFKGSPDWWIWKTQEVTVGLRYKLFSLGGQKSETEK